Proteins encoded by one window of Nicotiana tabacum cultivar K326 chromosome 10, ASM71507v2, whole genome shotgun sequence:
- the LOC107771966 gene encoding abscisic acid receptor PYL4-like: MPPNPPKSSLLFQRINPTTTPTTSAGATTCNKLQRHTPIPCTAQVPDSVVKYHTQSVSPNQCCSAVIQRVSAPVSAVWSVIRRFDKPQAYKHFVKSCHVIVGDGDVGTLREVHVISGLPAARSTERLEILDEERHVISFSVVGGDHRLVNYRSVTTLHSDPSCNGSTSTSTIVVESYVVDIPHGNTKEETCVFVDTIVKCNLQSLAQIAVNLSRRNMA; encoded by the coding sequence ATGCCTCCAAATCCTCCAAAATCATCACTTTTATTCCAAAGAATCAACCCTACCACCACCCCTACAACTTCCGCCGGCGCCACCACTTGTAATAAACTACAAAGACATACACCAATACCATGTACCGCACAAGTACCGGATTCCGTCGTTAAATACCACACTCAATCCGTTAGCCCAAACCAGTGTTGCTCCGCCGTGATCCAGCGCGTCTCCGCCCCCGTCTCTGCCGTATGGTCCGTCATCCGCCGTTTCGATAAACCTCAAGCCTATAAACACTTCGTCAAGAGCTGTCACGTCATCGTTGGGGACGGCGACGTGGGCACCCTCCGCGAAGTGCATGTCATCTCGGGCCTTCCCGCTGCGAGAAGCACCGAGAGGCTCGAGATCCTTGACGAAGAGCGCCACGTCATCAGCTTCAGCGTTGTTGGTGGCGACCACCGCCTGGTAAATTACCGATCTGTAACCACCCTCCACTCCGATCCCTCTTGCAATGGAAGTACGAGCACTAGTACTATCGTCGTGGAATCGTACGTTGTTGATATACCACATGGGAATACTAAAGAAGAAACATGTGTTTTTGTGGACACTATTGTCAAATGTAACCTCCAATCCCTTGCCCAAATCGCTGTGAATTTGAGCAGACGAAACATGGCTTGA